Proteins encoded together in one Microbacterium sp. zg-Y625 window:
- a CDS encoding 6-phosphofructokinase, which produces MKIGILTSGGDCPGLNAVIRGVVLKGTTTYNLEFVGIRDGWRGVVDADFFPLTRHEVKGLSKVGGTILGTSRTNPYEGPRGGAENIAKTLYGHRIDGIIAIGGEGTLAAANRLANDGINVLGVPKTIDNDLRATDYSFGFDTAVNIATDAMDRLRTTGDSHQRCMVAEVMGRHVGWIALHAGMAAGAHVICIPEVPMSIDDICEQVSKAHDRGRAPLVVVSEGFKLTGMDEAYSDKGLDAFNRPRLGGIGELIAPEIERITGIETRATVLGHIQRGGSPSAFDRVLATRLGLHAADAIMDGAWGQMVSMKGTDIVRVSFEEALGELNTVPLYRYEEAAALFG; this is translated from the coding sequence ATGAAGATCGGCATCCTCACGAGCGGCGGAGACTGCCCCGGACTCAACGCGGTCATCCGCGGCGTGGTGCTCAAGGGCACCACCACCTACAACCTGGAGTTCGTCGGCATCCGCGACGGCTGGCGGGGCGTCGTCGACGCAGACTTCTTCCCCCTCACCCGCCACGAGGTGAAGGGCCTGTCGAAGGTCGGCGGCACGATCCTCGGCACCAGCCGCACGAACCCCTACGAGGGTCCCCGCGGCGGCGCCGAGAACATCGCGAAGACGCTGTACGGCCACCGCATCGACGGCATCATCGCCATCGGCGGCGAGGGCACGCTGGCGGCGGCCAACCGCCTCGCCAACGACGGCATCAACGTCCTGGGCGTCCCGAAGACGATCGACAACGACCTGCGGGCCACGGACTACTCGTTCGGCTTCGACACCGCGGTCAACATCGCGACCGACGCGATGGACCGCCTGCGCACGACCGGCGACTCGCACCAGCGCTGCATGGTGGCCGAGGTCATGGGCCGCCACGTCGGCTGGATCGCGCTGCACGCCGGCATGGCCGCCGGCGCGCACGTCATCTGCATCCCCGAGGTGCCGATGTCGATCGACGACATCTGCGAGCAGGTGTCCAAGGCCCACGACCGCGGCCGCGCGCCCCTGGTCGTCGTGTCGGAGGGCTTCAAGCTGACCGGCATGGACGAGGCCTACAGCGACAAGGGCCTCGATGCCTTCAACCGCCCGCGTCTGGGTGGCATCGGCGAGCTCATCGCGCCCGAGATCGAGCGCATCACCGGCATCGAGACCCGCGCGACGGTTCTCGGCCACATCCAGCGCGGCGGTTCGCCGTCGGCGTTCGACCGTGTGCTGGCGACCCGCCTCGGGCTGCACGCCGCAGACGCGATCATGGACGGCGCGTGGGGGCAGATGGTGTCGATGAAGGGCACCGACATCGTGCGCGTCTCCTTCGAGGAGGCGCTCGGCGAGCTCAACACCGTGCCGCTGTACCGCTACGAAGAGGCCGCCGCGCTCTTCGGCTGA
- a CDS encoding endonuclease domain-containing protein produces MHPTSELVSWLVARGGAAHSSAVKAAGFTTHGIRLAVERGGVQRVRRSWLVARDCPPDLRRAAYAGGRLSCVSAAAHIGLWTPPHQHAHLVVPPTSSRHDADGVRLHWARGPAPVGPQTLVDPVPNILFQVARCAPMADALCVWESAIRRKVVPPAVLARIQWRGEAARALAAVASDLSDSGVETRFVLLARSNGVSVRQQAWIDGHPVDALIGERLVVQIDGFAHHQGRDRRRDLAADARLILLGYTILRFDYHQVLFEPERVTTVISTAIAQGLHR; encoded by the coding sequence ATGCATCCGACATCGGAACTCGTCTCGTGGCTCGTCGCCCGCGGCGGGGCCGCCCATTCCAGCGCCGTGAAGGCCGCGGGCTTCACGACCCACGGCATCCGCCTCGCGGTCGAGCGCGGCGGGGTACAACGGGTGCGGCGCTCCTGGCTGGTCGCGCGCGACTGCCCACCGGACCTGCGCCGTGCGGCGTACGCCGGCGGGCGACTCAGCTGCGTGAGCGCGGCGGCGCACATCGGCCTGTGGACACCGCCGCACCAGCACGCCCACCTCGTGGTTCCGCCGACCTCGTCACGGCACGATGCCGACGGAGTGCGCCTGCATTGGGCCCGCGGGCCGGCGCCGGTCGGTCCGCAGACCCTCGTTGACCCGGTGCCGAACATCCTCTTCCAGGTCGCGCGCTGTGCGCCGATGGCCGATGCGCTCTGCGTCTGGGAATCGGCCATCCGGCGGAAGGTGGTGCCTCCCGCGGTGCTTGCGCGCATCCAGTGGCGGGGGGAGGCTGCGCGGGCGCTGGCGGCCGTGGCATCCGACCTGTCCGACTCGGGGGTCGAGACCCGGTTCGTGCTGCTGGCCCGCTCGAACGGGGTGAGCGTGCGCCAGCAGGCGTGGATCGACGGCCACCCCGTCGATGCGCTGATCGGGGAGCGGCTGGTCGTGCAGATCGACGGCTTCGCCCATCATCAGGGAAGGGACCGCCGCCGCGACCTGGCCGCCGACGCCCGGCTCATCCTGCTGGGGTACACCATCCTGCGCTTCGACTACCACCAGGTGCTTTTCGAACCGGAACGGGTGACCACCGTCATCTCGACGGCCATCGCGCAGGGACTGCACCGCTGA
- a CDS encoding LacI family DNA-binding transcriptional regulator yields MLTPRATVKDVAALARVSPKTVSNVLTGAAHVRLETRSRVEEAMRALDFVPNLSARGLRSGRSGTIGVALPDLATGYSAELMHFLVEAAHERGLAVQIEETAERPQREQDLLSRARAHLVDGLILNPVRLEDSVIDRTDHLPPVVVIGEVEQHRTDRVLIDSRTAAKDATAHLIAQGARRIAAVGGDERPEHATATSRLRLAGYREALTEAGLPVDPARESNRLPWGMAAGASAMRTILDRGAEVDGVVAFTDSLAVGVVHELTAAGLRVPADVLVTGFDDIDVARFTTPSLTTVSFDRRALAGEALRLLTERIAHADRAAQAVTIPHRIVPRESSAAFSPQSR; encoded by the coding sequence ATGCTCACGCCCCGCGCGACGGTCAAAGACGTCGCCGCGCTCGCCCGCGTCTCACCCAAGACGGTGTCGAACGTGCTCACCGGCGCCGCCCACGTACGACTCGAGACGCGCAGCCGCGTCGAGGAGGCGATGCGCGCGCTGGACTTCGTGCCGAACCTCTCGGCGCGGGGGCTGCGCAGCGGCCGCTCTGGCACGATCGGGGTCGCCCTGCCCGACCTCGCCACCGGGTATTCGGCCGAGCTCATGCATTTCCTCGTGGAGGCGGCCCACGAGCGGGGCCTGGCCGTGCAGATCGAGGAGACGGCCGAGCGGCCCCAGCGCGAACAGGACCTGCTCTCCCGGGCGCGCGCGCACCTCGTCGACGGCCTGATCCTCAACCCGGTGCGCCTGGAGGACAGCGTGATCGACCGCACCGACCACCTGCCGCCGGTCGTCGTGATCGGAGAGGTGGAGCAGCACCGCACCGACCGGGTGCTCATCGACAGCCGCACCGCGGCGAAGGATGCCACGGCGCACCTCATCGCCCAGGGCGCCCGCCGCATCGCCGCCGTCGGCGGGGATGAACGCCCCGAGCACGCCACAGCGACGAGCCGCCTGCGCCTGGCCGGGTACCGCGAGGCGCTCACCGAGGCGGGACTCCCCGTCGATCCGGCGCGGGAGAGCAACAGGCTGCCGTGGGGCATGGCCGCCGGCGCGAGCGCCATGCGCACGATCCTCGACCGCGGCGCTGAGGTCGACGGGGTCGTCGCCTTCACCGACTCCCTGGCCGTGGGGGTCGTGCACGAGCTGACCGCGGCGGGCCTGCGGGTGCCGGCGGACGTGCTGGTCACCGGTTTCGACGACATCGACGTCGCTCGCTTCACGACGCCGTCCCTGACGACCGTGAGCTTCGATCGCCGGGCGCTGGCGGGCGAGGCGCTGCGGCTGCTCACCGAGCGGATCGCCCACGCCGATCGTGCCGCCCAGGCCGTCACGATCCCCCATCGCATCGTCCCCCGCGAGAGCTCGGCCGCCTTCTCCCCACAGAGCCGCTGA
- a CDS encoding DEAD/DEAH box helicase has product MPTTAPAAQSTSRRRKNSSSRRDDDAPIIPILARKVREVEAKSQRGKLGPTNRSKFQVIAFLVREERARVKADTEITDATRAELLKRLDGVATILAKTAARDTSLIQLLEVDQATSPVAKRMRRDWLLESGAELPPDELIITDSVPLAAPVVPAAVSSRQVIPPQIEARREANPFLAPDLSRKLHTDTPRRRLDGWELMGPLYKAFETGAGGTAASMDLPPMPEFDRLSPKGLEIMPHQSRFLEAVRHGHRSFLLADEPGLGKTAESVLAASVADAYPLLVVVPNVVKMNWAREVHRWTPQRRATVIQGDGENIDAFADVFIVNYEILDRHLTWLGSIGLKGMVVDEAHFIKNLSSQRSQNVLALAGRIREQVSDPLMLALTGTPLINDVEDFDAIWRFLGWTNGEKPGPELMEKLDATGLTPADKAFYPEAREAVISMGIVRRKKKDVAADLPDKLIADLPVELDDEYGRSIRAAERELGDRLAAKYRRILEARGDRVFRGDYDEDIVRLVAHNELEESKAAGSGSENVFTMVRRIGQAKAVLAADYAVQLQRSVGKVVFFAKHIDVMDAAEAHFAAAGLRTVSIRGDQTTPARQDAIDAFNNDPGVGIAVCSLTAAGVGLNLQAASNVVLAELSWTAAEQTQAIDRVHRIGQDEPVTAWRIIAAHTIDTKIAELIDSKQGLAARALDGEAADAVSTDSVQLSALMHLLRRSLGGS; this is encoded by the coding sequence ATGCCGACCACGGCACCTGCCGCGCAGTCCACGTCGCGGCGCAGGAAGAACTCGTCGTCGCGACGTGACGACGACGCGCCCATCATCCCGATCCTCGCCCGCAAGGTGCGCGAGGTCGAGGCCAAGTCCCAGCGCGGAAAGCTCGGCCCCACCAACCGTTCCAAGTTCCAGGTGATCGCGTTCCTCGTGCGCGAGGAGCGGGCGCGGGTCAAGGCCGACACCGAGATCACCGACGCGACGCGCGCGGAGCTGCTCAAGCGCCTCGACGGGGTCGCAACGATCCTCGCCAAGACCGCGGCGCGCGACACGTCCCTCATCCAGCTGCTGGAGGTCGACCAGGCCACGTCTCCCGTCGCCAAGCGCATGCGTCGGGACTGGCTGCTCGAGTCGGGGGCCGAGCTCCCGCCGGACGAGCTCATCATCACCGACAGCGTCCCGCTGGCGGCCCCCGTCGTGCCGGCCGCCGTCAGCTCGCGTCAGGTCATCCCGCCGCAGATCGAGGCGCGCCGCGAGGCGAACCCGTTCCTCGCGCCGGATCTCTCCCGCAAGCTGCACACCGACACGCCCCGTCGTCGCCTCGACGGCTGGGAGCTCATGGGGCCGCTGTACAAGGCCTTCGAAACCGGTGCCGGTGGCACCGCGGCGTCGATGGACCTGCCCCCCATGCCGGAGTTCGACCGCCTGTCGCCCAAGGGCCTCGAGATCATGCCGCACCAGTCGCGGTTCCTCGAGGCGGTGCGCCACGGCCACCGCAGCTTCCTGCTCGCCGACGAGCCGGGCCTCGGCAAGACGGCCGAGTCGGTGCTCGCGGCGTCCGTCGCCGACGCCTATCCGCTCCTGGTGGTCGTTCCCAACGTCGTCAAGATGAACTGGGCCCGCGAGGTGCACCGCTGGACGCCGCAGCGTCGGGCGACGGTCATCCAGGGTGACGGCGAGAACATCGACGCGTTCGCGGACGTCTTCATCGTCAACTACGAGATCCTCGACCGGCACCTGACATGGCTCGGCTCGATCGGCCTGAAGGGCATGGTCGTCGACGAGGCGCACTTCATCAAGAACCTCTCCTCGCAGCGTTCGCAGAACGTGCTGGCGCTGGCGGGCCGCATCCGCGAGCAGGTGAGCGACCCGCTCATGCTCGCCCTCACCGGCACGCCGCTGATCAACGACGTCGAGGACTTCGACGCGATCTGGCGCTTCCTCGGGTGGACCAACGGCGAGAAGCCCGGTCCCGAGCTGATGGAGAAGCTCGACGCCACGGGGCTGACACCGGCGGACAAGGCGTTCTATCCCGAAGCGCGCGAGGCCGTCATCTCGATGGGCATCGTGCGGCGCAAGAAGAAGGACGTCGCCGCCGACCTTCCCGACAAGCTCATCGCCGACCTGCCCGTCGAGCTCGACGACGAATACGGTCGTTCGATCCGGGCCGCGGAGCGCGAGCTCGGCGACCGCCTCGCGGCGAAGTACCGCCGCATCCTCGAAGCGCGCGGCGACCGGGTGTTCCGCGGCGACTACGACGAGGACATCGTCCGGCTGGTCGCACACAACGAGCTGGAGGAGTCCAAGGCCGCCGGCTCCGGCTCCGAGAACGTCTTCACCATGGTCCGACGCATCGGGCAGGCCAAGGCCGTGCTCGCAGCGGACTACGCGGTGCAGCTGCAGCGGTCGGTGGGCAAGGTCGTCTTCTTCGCCAAGCACATCGACGTCATGGATGCCGCCGAGGCGCACTTCGCCGCGGCAGGGCTGCGCACCGTCTCGATCCGCGGCGACCAGACGACGCCGGCACGGCAGGATGCCATCGACGCGTTCAACAACGACCCGGGCGTCGGCATCGCGGTGTGCTCGCTGACGGCTGCCGGTGTGGGGCTGAACCTGCAGGCGGCATCCAACGTCGTCCTCGCGGAGCTGTCGTGGACGGCCGCCGAGCAGACGCAGGCGATCGACCGCGTGCACCGCATCGGTCAGGACGAGCCGGTCACCGCGTGGCGCATCATCGCCGCGCACACGATCGACACCAAGATCGCGGAGCTGATCGACTCGAAGCAGGGCCTGGCGGCCCGCGCGCTCGACGGCGAGGCGGCCGATGCCGTGTCGACCGACTCGGTGCAGCTCTCGGCGCTCATGCACCTGCTGCGCCGCTCGCTCGGCGGCAGCTGA
- a CDS encoding S9 family peptidase: protein MVTVTTQTPPASPAPPVADRRPVDRTHHGDTFSDPYEWLRAKDDPEVIAHLEAENAYTDARTAHLAGLRERIFQEIKGRTLETDLSVPTRRGSWWYYGRTVEGSQYGIQCRAPLASPEDWTPPVLSADVPVPGEQVLLDANVEAEGHDFFSLGSFEVSNDGRTLLYGVDTEGDERYTVRVRDLETGTALQDEIPGTFAGATFSPDGRFIVYTTVDDAWRPDTVWLHELGTPVADDTRLFHEPDERYWVGAGFTHSDRYLMIELGSSVTSEEWLLDADDLRGTPRVVWPRREGVEYSSEHAVVDGEDVLYILHNDGALDFELVRVAASDPAGDRETVIAHESGRRLLGLSTFRDWAVTAYRREGLERLGMLDYATGAVTEIAFDEPLYSAGLSGNPEWAPPMLRLGYGSYVTPGTVYDYVVATGELLLRKRQPVLGGYDASDYAQERVWATAADGTRVPVSLVWKRSFGAPATDGPRPLHLYGYGSYEHSIDPGFSVARLSLLDRGVVFAVAHVRGGGEMGRQWYEEGKLLHKRNTFTDFVDAARHLVDAGYTSPDRMVAEGGSAGGLLMGAVANLAPELFAGILAGVPFVDALTTILDPSLPLTVIEWDEWGDPLHDPDVYAYMKSYSPYENVREGVAYPRILAVTSLNDTRVLYVEPAKWVARLREVGADAMLKCEMVAGHGGVSGRYNSWKERAFELAWLLDVLGSADAE from the coding sequence GTGGTGACCGTCACCACCCAGACGCCCCCGGCATCGCCCGCTCCCCCCGTCGCCGACCGTCGCCCTGTCGACAGGACGCACCACGGCGACACGTTCTCGGACCCCTATGAGTGGCTCCGGGCCAAGGACGACCCCGAGGTGATCGCGCACCTCGAAGCCGAGAACGCGTACACCGATGCGCGCACCGCCCACCTCGCAGGCCTGCGGGAGCGGATCTTCCAGGAGATCAAGGGACGCACCCTCGAGACCGATCTCTCGGTCCCCACGCGCCGCGGCTCATGGTGGTACTACGGCCGCACCGTGGAGGGCAGCCAGTACGGCATCCAGTGCCGCGCCCCGCTGGCCTCCCCCGAGGACTGGACGCCGCCGGTGCTGTCTGCCGATGTGCCCGTACCCGGTGAGCAGGTTCTGCTCGACGCCAACGTCGAGGCGGAGGGTCACGACTTCTTCTCGCTCGGCAGCTTCGAGGTCAGCAACGACGGGCGCACGCTGCTCTACGGCGTCGACACCGAGGGTGACGAGCGCTACACCGTCCGCGTGCGGGACCTCGAGACGGGCACCGCCCTGCAAGACGAGATCCCCGGCACCTTCGCCGGTGCGACCTTCTCCCCCGACGGCCGGTTCATCGTCTACACGACCGTCGACGACGCCTGGCGCCCCGACACCGTCTGGCTGCACGAGCTGGGCACCCCCGTCGCCGACGACACCCGGCTCTTCCACGAGCCGGACGAGCGGTACTGGGTGGGCGCCGGCTTCACCCACAGTGACCGCTACCTCATGATCGAGCTGGGCTCGTCGGTCACGTCCGAGGAATGGCTGCTGGATGCCGATGACCTCCGAGGCACGCCGCGCGTGGTCTGGCCGCGGCGGGAGGGCGTGGAGTACTCCTCAGAGCACGCGGTCGTCGACGGCGAGGATGTGCTCTACATCCTGCACAACGACGGAGCGCTCGATTTCGAGCTGGTGCGCGTCGCGGCATCCGATCCCGCCGGTGACCGCGAGACCGTGATCGCCCATGAGTCCGGCCGACGGCTGCTGGGCCTGTCGACCTTCCGGGACTGGGCCGTGACGGCGTACCGCCGCGAAGGGCTGGAGCGTCTCGGCATGCTCGACTACGCCACCGGCGCCGTGACGGAGATCGCCTTCGACGAACCGCTGTACAGCGCGGGGCTGTCGGGCAACCCGGAGTGGGCGCCGCCCATGCTGCGTCTCGGCTACGGGTCGTACGTCACCCCCGGCACCGTCTACGACTACGTCGTCGCGACCGGCGAGCTGCTGCTGCGCAAGCGTCAGCCGGTGCTCGGCGGCTACGACGCGTCGGACTACGCGCAGGAGCGCGTGTGGGCGACGGCCGCCGACGGCACCCGGGTGCCGGTCTCGCTCGTATGGAAGCGCTCGTTCGGCGCGCCCGCCACCGACGGTCCCCGCCCCCTGCACCTCTACGGCTACGGCTCGTACGAGCACTCCATCGACCCCGGGTTCTCGGTCGCGCGCCTGTCGCTTCTCGACCGCGGCGTCGTGTTCGCCGTCGCCCATGTGCGCGGCGGCGGCGAGATGGGCCGCCAGTGGTACGAAGAAGGCAAGCTGCTGCACAAGCGCAACACCTTCACCGACTTCGTCGACGCCGCCCGTCACCTCGTCGACGCCGGCTACACGTCGCCCGACCGGATGGTCGCCGAGGGCGGATCGGCCGGCGGGCTGCTGATGGGCGCGGTGGCCAACCTGGCGCCGGAGCTGTTCGCCGGCATCCTCGCCGGTGTGCCGTTCGTCGATGCCCTGACGACGATCCTCGACCCCTCCCTGCCGCTCACGGTGATCGAGTGGGACGAGTGGGGCGACCCGCTGCACGACCCCGACGTGTACGCGTACATGAAGTCGTACTCCCCCTACGAGAACGTGCGCGAAGGGGTCGCCTACCCCCGCATCCTCGCCGTCACCTCGCTCAACGACACCCGGGTGCTGTACGTCGAGCCCGCCAAGTGGGTGGCGCGCCTGCGCGAAGTCGGCGCCGACGCGATGCTGAAGTGCGAGATGGTCGCCGGCCACGGCGGCGTCTCGGGCCGATACAACTCCTGGAAGGAACGCGCCTTCGAACTCGCCTGGCTGCTGGACGTCCTCGGCTCCGCCGACGCCGAGTGA